A genomic stretch from Streptomyces sp. QL37 includes:
- a CDS encoding type I polyketide synthase: MEDPATADKLRDYLKRATTELERSRRRVRELEEQDHEPVAIIGMGCRYPGGIRTPEDLWRIVDEGVDVVSDFPTDRGWDVDALYDPEPGAPGKTYVRHGGFLYDAAECDPAFFGISPKDAPGTDPQQRMLLEVTWEAFERAGIDPTAVKGTPTGVFVGLMHHDYIGGTISGSIVSGRIAYTLGLEGPAVTMDTACSSSLVALHSAIQSLRKGECSLALAGGAAVMASPEMFVEFSERRALSPDGRCHSFSDDAAGAAWAEGAGMLLVERLSDARRNGHKVLAVVRGSAVNQDGASNGLTAPSGPAQVRVIRQALADAQLAPHHIDAVEAHGTGTTLGDPIEAQAVIAAYGQDRPEGLPLWLGSIKSNMGHAQAAAGVGAVIKMVMAMRHGTLPRTLHVGTPSTAVDWSAGDVELLTEPRPWGGDGRPRRAGISSFGISGTNAHTVLEEAPPTATDGSTPHRTELPVVPWLLSGKGADAVQRQAERLLAVAGDLDPYDVGHSLATTRSLFTHRAAVTGRDRDELLAALREVADGTRTPVVAPEPGRLAFLFSGQGSQRPGMGRTLHAAFPVFAAAFDDICAAFDEHLDLPLRDVMFDEDADGADAPLHRTLYTQAALFTFETALYRLLEHWGVRPDLLAGHSIGEIVAAHVAGVLDLKDAVTLVAARGRLMQDLPAGGAMVSLRASEADVVALLTDGVDIAAVNGARSVVVSGDEEAVLAVAAHAEKSTRLKVSHAFHSHRMDPMLEPFREVLAGLTFHEPTLPVVSNVTGRIAEDLADADYWVRHVREAVRFHDGATTLAAEGATRFLEIGPDSVLSTMAQDVVPDAIGTQRRDRAEDTALVDALCRLHLTGTGPDWPTVFTGGRTVDLPTYPFRRDRHWEDAPILQAERQAGSGGDAGDPFWDLVREQDVSAVAATLGLDDESSVAAVVPALATWHGRRQAHAAADGLRYRVTWEPLAPPATPALGGAWLAVVPASTAEDPWTRAVTEGLAGHGLDVEILTVPDTADRAALADALTGRTPTDGILYLPAPATPPDALAALVQALGDTGADAPLWCATRDAVAHGAGATVTGFAQAALWGLGRVAALEHPDRWGGLVDLPAEAGPRTVARLAALLGDAGGEDQVVIRESGAHGRRLEHAPARAGAPWKPSGTVLVTGATGAVGAVVARRLAAEGAEHLLLASRRGPDAPGAADLVRELTATGTGVTLTACDTGDRSALAGLLDSVPAQHPLTAVVHLAGALDDGVLDALDADRFARVLGPKADAARHLHELTAGLDLSAFVLFSSLTATVGGAGQANYAAANAYLDALAEHRHAAGLPATSVAWGPWGGDGMAAHGTVRASAKAMGMSLLDPDTALTALRRALDGGDTTVTVADVDWSVFAPAFTSTRPSPLLSALPEARRTTSGPDGANAADGFAEKLAGLTGGERERALHDLVCGQAATVLGYGDASAVEPTTAFRDLGFDSLTSVDLRNRISGAAGVPLPATLIFDYATPAALAKYLGTELAGADTSVDAVVAELERVAARLGDLTAEDLEQSRVTTRLQTLLNDLDKTLGQDAAAVTGRLEEASADDVFAFIDKELGSA, translated from the coding sequence ATGGAAGACCCGGCAACGGCCGACAAGCTCCGCGACTACCTGAAGCGGGCCACGACCGAGCTGGAGCGCAGCCGGCGCCGCGTGCGGGAACTGGAGGAGCAGGACCACGAGCCCGTCGCCATCATCGGTATGGGCTGCCGCTACCCCGGAGGCATACGCACCCCCGAGGACCTGTGGCGCATCGTCGACGAAGGCGTCGACGTCGTCTCCGACTTCCCCACCGACCGCGGCTGGGACGTCGACGCCCTCTACGACCCCGAGCCCGGGGCCCCCGGCAAGACGTACGTGCGCCACGGCGGATTCCTCTACGACGCCGCCGAGTGCGACCCCGCCTTCTTCGGCATCAGCCCCAAGGACGCGCCCGGCACGGACCCCCAGCAGCGCATGCTGCTGGAGGTCACCTGGGAGGCCTTCGAGCGGGCCGGCATCGACCCCACGGCCGTGAAGGGCACCCCGACCGGTGTCTTCGTCGGCCTGATGCACCACGACTACATCGGCGGCACCATCTCCGGCAGCATCGTCTCCGGCCGGATCGCCTACACCCTCGGACTTGAGGGCCCGGCGGTCACCATGGACACCGCCTGCTCCTCCTCCCTGGTCGCCCTCCACTCGGCGATCCAGTCCCTGCGCAAGGGGGAGTGCTCCCTCGCGCTGGCGGGCGGCGCCGCCGTCATGGCCAGCCCCGAGATGTTCGTCGAGTTCAGCGAGCGCCGCGCCCTGTCGCCCGACGGCCGCTGCCACTCCTTCTCCGACGACGCCGCCGGCGCCGCCTGGGCCGAGGGCGCGGGCATGCTCCTCGTCGAGCGGCTGTCGGACGCCCGCCGCAACGGCCACAAGGTGCTCGCGGTCGTCCGCGGCAGCGCCGTCAACCAGGACGGCGCCTCCAACGGGCTGACCGCGCCCAGCGGACCGGCCCAGGTCCGCGTCATCCGGCAGGCGCTCGCCGACGCCCAACTGGCGCCGCACCACATCGACGCGGTGGAGGCCCACGGCACCGGCACCACGCTCGGCGACCCCATCGAGGCCCAGGCCGTCATCGCCGCCTACGGGCAGGACCGTCCCGAGGGCCTGCCCCTGTGGCTGGGCTCCATCAAGTCCAACATGGGCCACGCCCAGGCCGCCGCCGGAGTCGGCGCCGTCATCAAGATGGTCATGGCGATGCGCCACGGCACCCTTCCCCGGACCCTCCACGTCGGCACTCCCAGCACCGCCGTCGACTGGAGCGCGGGCGACGTCGAACTGCTCACCGAGCCCCGCCCCTGGGGCGGCGACGGCAGGCCGCGCCGCGCCGGCATCTCGTCCTTCGGCATCTCCGGCACCAACGCGCACACCGTCCTGGAGGAGGCCCCGCCCACCGCGACCGACGGGAGCACCCCACACCGCACCGAGCTGCCCGTCGTGCCGTGGCTGCTCTCCGGCAAGGGCGCCGACGCCGTACAGCGCCAGGCGGAACGGCTGCTGGCGGTCGCCGGCGACCTCGACCCGTACGACGTCGGCCACTCGCTGGCCACCACCCGCTCCCTGTTCACCCACCGCGCCGCCGTCACGGGACGCGACCGGGACGAACTGCTGGCCGCCCTGCGTGAGGTCGCCGACGGCACGCGTACGCCCGTCGTGGCCCCCGAACCCGGGCGCCTCGCCTTCCTCTTCTCCGGACAGGGTTCGCAGCGCCCCGGCATGGGCCGCACCCTGCACGCCGCCTTCCCGGTGTTCGCCGCGGCCTTCGACGACATCTGCGCGGCCTTCGACGAGCATCTCGACCTGCCCCTGCGCGACGTCATGTTCGACGAGGACGCCGACGGCGCCGACGCGCCGCTGCACCGCACCCTGTACACCCAGGCGGCGCTGTTCACCTTCGAGACCGCTCTCTACCGGCTGCTGGAGCACTGGGGCGTCCGCCCCGACCTGCTCGCCGGACATTCCATCGGCGAGATCGTCGCCGCCCACGTCGCGGGCGTACTGGACCTGAAGGACGCGGTCACCCTGGTCGCGGCGCGGGGCCGCCTCATGCAGGACCTGCCGGCCGGGGGCGCGATGGTGTCCCTGCGCGCCAGCGAGGCCGACGTGGTCGCCCTCCTCACCGACGGTGTCGACATCGCCGCCGTCAACGGCGCGCGCTCCGTCGTGGTCTCCGGCGACGAGGAGGCCGTCCTCGCCGTCGCTGCCCACGCCGAGAAGAGCACCCGGCTGAAGGTGTCGCACGCCTTCCACTCGCACCGCATGGACCCCATGCTCGAGCCCTTCCGCGAGGTACTGGCAGGCCTCACCTTCCACGAGCCCACGCTCCCGGTCGTCTCCAATGTCACCGGCCGGATCGCCGAGGACCTGGCCGACGCCGACTACTGGGTACGGCACGTCCGCGAGGCCGTCCGCTTCCACGACGGGGCCACCACGCTCGCCGCCGAGGGAGCCACCCGCTTCCTGGAGATCGGCCCCGACTCGGTGCTCAGCACCATGGCGCAGGACGTGGTCCCCGACGCCATCGGCACCCAGCGGCGCGACCGTGCCGAGGACACCGCCCTCGTCGACGCCCTCTGCCGTCTCCACCTCACCGGCACCGGCCCCGACTGGCCGACGGTCTTCACCGGCGGCCGCACCGTCGACCTGCCCACCTACCCGTTCCGCCGGGACCGGCACTGGGAGGACGCCCCCATCCTGCAGGCCGAGCGGCAGGCCGGCTCCGGCGGCGACGCCGGCGACCCGTTCTGGGACCTGGTGCGCGAGCAGGACGTGAGTGCCGTCGCCGCCACCCTCGGTCTCGACGACGAGAGCTCCGTCGCCGCAGTCGTGCCCGCACTCGCCACCTGGCACGGCCGGCGACAGGCGCACGCCGCGGCGGACGGGCTTCGCTACCGCGTCACCTGGGAACCGCTGGCACCTCCCGCCACCCCGGCCCTCGGGGGTGCCTGGCTGGCCGTCGTCCCCGCGTCCACCGCGGAGGACCCGTGGACCCGCGCGGTGACAGAAGGCCTGGCAGGCCACGGGCTGGACGTCGAGATCCTCACCGTGCCGGACACCGCCGACCGCGCCGCACTGGCCGACGCGCTCACCGGCCGGACCCCGACCGACGGCATCCTGTACCTGCCCGCCCCGGCGACACCGCCGGACGCCCTCGCCGCGCTCGTCCAGGCACTCGGGGACACCGGCGCCGACGCCCCGCTGTGGTGCGCCACCAGGGACGCCGTCGCACACGGAGCCGGCGCCACCGTCACCGGCTTCGCCCAGGCCGCCCTCTGGGGCCTCGGCAGGGTCGCCGCCCTGGAGCACCCCGACCGGTGGGGCGGCCTCGTCGACCTGCCCGCCGAGGCCGGCCCGCGGACCGTGGCGCGCCTGGCCGCGCTGCTCGGTGACGCCGGCGGCGAGGACCAGGTCGTGATCCGCGAATCCGGCGCCCACGGACGCCGGCTGGAGCACGCCCCGGCCCGCGCGGGCGCCCCCTGGAAGCCGTCCGGCACCGTGCTGGTGACCGGCGCCACCGGCGCGGTCGGCGCGGTCGTGGCCCGCCGGCTCGCGGCCGAGGGAGCCGAGCACCTGCTGCTCGCCTCCCGCCGGGGCCCCGACGCACCCGGCGCCGCCGACCTGGTCCGCGAACTCACCGCCACCGGTACCGGCGTCACCCTGACCGCCTGCGACACCGGCGACCGGTCCGCACTGGCCGGCCTGCTGGACTCCGTACCGGCGCAGCACCCCCTGACGGCGGTCGTGCACCTGGCCGGTGCCCTCGACGACGGCGTCCTGGACGCCCTGGACGCCGACCGGTTCGCCCGCGTCCTCGGTCCCAAGGCGGACGCCGCCCGTCACCTGCACGAACTGACCGCCGGGCTCGACCTGTCGGCGTTCGTGCTGTTCTCCTCCCTGACCGCCACCGTCGGCGGCGCCGGCCAGGCCAACTACGCCGCCGCCAACGCCTACCTGGACGCCCTGGCCGAGCACCGTCACGCGGCGGGGCTGCCCGCCACCTCCGTGGCCTGGGGCCCCTGGGGCGGCGACGGCATGGCGGCGCACGGCACGGTGCGCGCCTCGGCCAAGGCGATGGGCATGTCCCTGCTCGACCCGGACACCGCCCTCACCGCGCTGCGCCGCGCCCTGGACGGCGGCGACACCACCGTCACCGTCGCCGACGTCGACTGGTCGGTGTTCGCCCCCGCGTTCACCTCCACCCGCCCCAGCCCGCTGCTGTCCGCACTGCCCGAGGCGCGGCGCACCACGAGCGGCCCGGACGGCGCGAACGCGGCCGACGGTTTCGCCGAGAAGCTCGCGGGACTCACCGGAGGGGAACGCGAGCGCGCCCTGCACGACCTGGTCTGCGGCCAGGCGGCCACCGTCCTCGGATACGGCGACGCCTCCGCCGTCGAACCGACCACCGCGTTCCGCGACCTCGGTTTCGACTCGCTGACCTCGGTCGACCTGCGCAACCGGATCAGTGGCGCCGCCGGAGTGCCGCTGCCGGCCACGCTCATCTTCGACTACGCCACACCCGCCGCCCTCGCCAAGTACCTGGGCACCGAACTCGCCGGCGCGGACACCTCCGTGGACGCCGTGGTCGCCGAGCTCGAACGGGTCGCCGCCCGGCTGGGCGACCTCACCGCCGAGGACCTGGAGCAGAGCAGGGTCACCACCCGGCTGCAGACCCTGCTCAACGACCTGGACAAGACCCTCGGCCAGGACGCGGCAGCCGTCACCGGCCGGCTGGAAGAGGCCTCCGCCGACGACGTCTTCGCGTTCATCGACAAAGAACTCGGCTCGGCGTGA
- a CDS encoding LuxR family transcriptional regulator: MRLYDRSKELHILNEAFTESTRRSGRFVIVTGGPGSGKTQLLHEFLAAAGRSGAHILQGTAHPAERDRPMSLLRQLLRNGEVLPVPSDPARPAGRRTEPLPRNSEHRGDTRSDDPDNATTETLLRLADGERPLVVAVDDAHLMDEASLGAVVRLLDRSRFRPVLVVCATSGHPGTGHSASHAGLIRRPHRRARLGPLSERGVGELISAQSTAARSAGVGRAFHRATAGNPLLVHALLDDSTRLGHDMDRPLASTAYRQAVLSLVHRGEPRHIRVIRALAALGAPASAYILGELADTTPAGVEEAVEALGSVGLLDGHVFRLPAAATAVLEDMDATARAALHGRIADLLYRSGAPVGDVARHLRAADRVPQPWGPGVLRAASEQALAADDVELCCGYLNLMLRDCADPQERNALSAALARAEWRVNPAAAGAHLEPLRRPALDGELSMRDTATVLRHMLWQGDTELAAETVATLVPAHSPGDAQILLEVEFVRQWFYGVALPARSPRGAGGDPRRRTPADRYGGLAAQVAVLVGGVATDDSAAAVAQALQGRKLDHLNLELVAMALLAIAHADRPAVAAEACDALLESSVERRATTWQAVLGSVRAEIALLRGDMTTAAEGADRALSSLHDGSWGVLAGLPLSTAIFAHTAMGAYDEAERVLKRDVPEPMFRTVFGIQYLRARGHHYLVTDRPFAALNDFETCSSLMRQGNSSLQKGIPWRSDLALANLRIGKARTARECAEEQLRLPGGHSSRARAMALRMLAATSKPHRRALLLREAIDLLKLCGDQHTLSQAYADLSAAHYELGEYARARLVARQAALEAEACSVDSPVDAHLLEDPGQSEGSEAEGSAILSDAECRVAGLAALGYTNREISGRLHVTISTVEQHLTRVYRKLHVASRAELPPKMLEHRIPKLSDRWAASHSSAG; the protein is encoded by the coding sequence TTGCGCCTTTACGACCGCTCCAAAGAATTACACATACTTAACGAAGCGTTTACCGAGAGCACTCGAAGATCCGGGCGGTTCGTGATAGTCACGGGCGGTCCCGGTTCCGGGAAGACCCAGCTTCTGCACGAATTCCTGGCGGCTGCGGGCCGCTCGGGCGCACACATACTCCAGGGCACGGCACACCCGGCCGAGCGTGACCGGCCGATGAGCCTGTTGCGGCAATTGCTGCGCAACGGTGAGGTGCTGCCCGTTCCGTCGGACCCCGCTCGTCCGGCGGGCAGGCGTACGGAGCCTCTCCCCCGGAATTCCGAGCACCGGGGCGACACGCGATCAGACGATCCGGACAACGCGACGACGGAGACACTGCTGCGGCTCGCGGACGGTGAACGCCCCCTGGTGGTGGCCGTCGACGACGCCCATCTCATGGACGAGGCCTCGCTGGGCGCCGTCGTCCGCCTGCTCGACAGGAGCCGCTTCCGGCCCGTCCTCGTGGTGTGCGCCACATCCGGGCACCCGGGCACCGGACACTCCGCCTCCCACGCCGGACTGATCCGCCGGCCGCACCGCCGGGCCCGGCTCGGCCCCCTGTCGGAGCGGGGCGTCGGCGAACTGATCAGCGCCCAGTCGACAGCCGCCCGGTCCGCCGGGGTGGGCCGCGCCTTCCACCGGGCCACGGCGGGCAACCCCCTGCTGGTGCACGCCCTGCTGGACGACAGCACCCGCCTCGGCCACGACATGGACCGCCCCCTCGCCAGCACCGCCTACCGTCAGGCGGTGCTGTCACTCGTGCACCGCGGGGAACCGCGCCACATACGGGTGATCCGGGCGCTCGCCGCCCTCGGCGCACCGGCTTCCGCCTACATCCTGGGGGAGCTGGCCGACACCACGCCCGCCGGTGTCGAGGAGGCCGTCGAGGCCCTCGGCTCCGTGGGGCTGCTCGACGGCCACGTCTTCCGGCTGCCGGCCGCGGCGACGGCGGTGCTCGAGGACATGGACGCCACCGCGCGTGCCGCGCTGCACGGACGCATCGCCGACCTGCTGTACCGCAGCGGCGCGCCGGTGGGCGACGTGGCCCGGCACCTGCGCGCCGCCGACCGGGTCCCGCAGCCGTGGGGCCCTGGCGTGCTGCGCGCCGCCTCGGAGCAGGCCCTGGCCGCGGACGACGTGGAACTGTGCTGCGGTTACCTGAATCTGATGCTGCGCGACTGCGCCGACCCGCAGGAGCGCAACGCCCTGTCCGCCGCCCTCGCCCGAGCGGAGTGGCGGGTGAACCCCGCGGCCGCGGGCGCCCACCTGGAGCCGCTGCGCCGGCCCGCGCTGGACGGCGAGCTGAGCATGCGCGACACCGCCACCGTCCTGCGGCACATGCTGTGGCAGGGCGACACCGAACTGGCCGCCGAGACCGTCGCCACACTGGTGCCCGCGCACTCCCCCGGTGACGCGCAGATCCTCCTCGAGGTCGAGTTCGTACGGCAGTGGTTCTACGGCGTCGCGCTGCCCGCACGGAGCCCGCGGGGCGCCGGTGGCGACCCGCGCCGGCGGACTCCCGCCGACCGGTACGGCGGGCTTGCCGCGCAGGTGGCGGTCCTGGTCGGCGGTGTCGCGACGGACGACTCCGCCGCGGCCGTGGCCCAGGCGCTGCAGGGCCGCAAACTCGACCACCTCAACCTGGAACTGGTGGCGATGGCGCTCCTCGCGATCGCCCACGCCGACCGGCCCGCGGTCGCCGCCGAAGCCTGCGACGCCCTGCTGGAGTCCTCGGTCGAGCGCCGGGCGACCACGTGGCAGGCAGTGCTCGGCAGCGTACGGGCGGAGATCGCGCTGCTCCGCGGCGACATGACCACCGCGGCCGAGGGCGCCGACAGAGCGCTGAGCAGCCTGCACGACGGAAGCTGGGGAGTCCTCGCCGGGCTCCCGCTGTCGACGGCGATCTTCGCCCACACCGCCATGGGCGCCTACGACGAGGCCGAGCGGGTGCTCAAACGGGACGTCCCCGAGCCGATGTTCCGCACCGTCTTCGGCATCCAGTACCTGCGGGCCCGCGGACACCACTACCTCGTCACGGACCGGCCGTTCGCCGCGCTCAACGACTTCGAGACGTGCAGCAGCCTGATGCGGCAGGGGAACTCCAGCCTTCAGAAGGGCATTCCCTGGCGCTCCGACCTGGCCCTGGCCAATCTCCGGATCGGCAAGGCCCGCACCGCCCGGGAGTGCGCCGAGGAGCAGCTGCGGCTGCCCGGCGGTCACAGCTCCCGCGCGCGGGCGATGGCGTTACGGATGCTGGCCGCCACGAGCAAGCCGCACCGCCGGGCCTTGCTGCTGCGGGAGGCGATCGACCTGCTCAAGCTCTGCGGCGACCAGCACACCCTCTCCCAGGCCTACGCCGATCTCTCCGCGGCGCACTACGAACTGGGCGAGTACGCCCGTGCCCGGCTGGTCGCCCGCCAGGCGGCCCTGGAGGCGGAGGCGTGCAGCGTCGACTCACCGGTCGACGCACATCTGCTGGAGGACCCCGGCCAGTCCGAGGGATCCGAGGCGGAGGGCTCGGCCATCCTGAGCGACGCGGAGTGCAGGGTCGCGGGTCTCGCCGCGCTGGGGTACACCAACCGCGAGATCAGTGGCCGGCTGCACGTCACGATCAGCACGGTGGAACAGCATCTCACCAGGGTCTACCGCAAGTTGCACGTGGCCAGCCGGGCCGAACTGCCGCCGAAGATGCTGGAGCACCGCATCCCGAAACTTTCCGACCGATGGGCGGCCAGCCACTCCTCGGCGGGCTGA